The Papio anubis isolate 15944 chromosome 1, Panubis1.0, whole genome shotgun sequence genome window below encodes:
- the CHRM3 gene encoding muscarinic acetylcholine receptor M3, with translation MTLHNNSTTSPLFPNISSSWIHSPSDAGLPPGTVTHFGSYNASRAAGNFSSPNGTTDDPLGGHTVWQVVFIAFLTGILALVTIIGNILVIVSFKVNKQLKTVNNYFLLSLACADLIIGVISMNLFTTYIIMNRWALGNLACDLWLAIDYVASNASVMNLLVISFDRYFSITRPLTYRAKRTTKRAGVMIGLAWVISFVLWAPAILFWQYFVGKRTVPPGECFIQFLSEPTITFGTAIAAFYMPVTIMTILYWRIYKETEKRTKELAGLQASGTEAETENFVHPTGSSRSCSSYELQQQSMKRSNRRKYSRCHFWFTTKSWKPSSEQMDQDHSSSDSWNNNDAAASLENSASSDEEDIGSETRAIYSIVLKLPGHSTILNSTKLPSSDNLQVPEEELGMVDLERKTNKLQAQKSVDDGGSFPKSFSKLPIQLESAVDTAKTSDVNSSVGKTTATLPLSFKEATLAKRFALKTRSQITKRKRMSLVKEKKAAQTLSAILLAFIITWTPYNIMVLVNTFCDSCIPKTFWNLGYWLCYINSTVNPVCYALCNKTFRTTFKMLLLCQCDKKKRRKQQYQQRQSVIFHKRAPEQAL, from the coding sequence ATGACCTTGCACAATAACAGTACAACCTCGCCTTTGTTTCCAAACATCAGCTCCTCCTGGATACACAGCCCCTCCGATGCAGGGCTGCCCCCAGGAACCGTCACTCATTTCGGCAGCTACAATGCTTCTCGAGCAGCCGGGAATTTCTCCTCTCCAAACGGTACCACCGATGACCCTCTGGGAGGTCATACCGTCTGGCAGGTGGTCTTCATCGCTTTCTTAACGGGCATCCTGGCCTTGGTGACCATCATCGGCAACATCCTGGTAATTGTGTCATTTAAGGTCAACAAGCAGCTGAAGACGGTCAACAACTACTTCCTCTTAAGCCTGGCATGTGCCGATCTGATAATTGGGGTCATTTCAATGAATCTGTTTACGACCTACATCATCATGAATCGATGGGCCTTAGGGAACTTGGCCTGTGACCTCTGGCTTGCCATTGACTACGTAGCCAGCAATGCCTCTGTTATGAATCTTCTGGTCATCAGCTTTGACAGATACTTTTCCATCACGAGGCCGCTCACGTACCGAGCCAAACGAACAACAAAGAGAGCTGGTGTGATGATCGGTCTGGCTTGGGTCATCTCCTTTGTCCTTTGGGCTCCTGCCATCTTGTTCTGGCAATACTTTGTTGGAAAGAGAACTGTGCCTCCAGGAGAGTGCTTCATTCAGTTCCTCAGTGAGCCCACCATTACTTTTGGCACAGCCATCGCTGCTTTTTATATGCCTGTCACCATTATGACTATTTTATACTGGAGGATCtataaggaaactgaaaagcGTACCAAAGAGCTTGCTGGGCTGCAAGCCTCtgggacagaggcagagacagaaaacTTTGTCCACCCCACGGGCAGTTCTCGAAGCTGCAGCAGTTACGAACTTCAACAGCAAAGCATGAAACGCTCCAACAGGAGGAAGTACAGCCGCTGCCACTTCTGGTTCACAACCAAGAGCTGGAAACCCAGCTCCGAGCAGATGGACCAAGACCACAGCAGCAGTGACAGTTGGAACAACAATGATGCTGCTGCCTCCCTGGAGAACTCCGCCTCCTCCGATGAGGAGGACATTGGCTCCGAGACGAGAGCCATCTACTCCATCGTGCTCAAGCTTCCAGGTCACAGCACCATCCTGAACTCCACCAAGTTACCCTCGTCCGACAACCTGCAGGTGCCTGAGGAGGAGCTGGGGATGGTGGACTTGGAGAGGAAAACTAACAAGCTGCAGGCCCAGAAGAGCGTGGACGATGGAGGCAGTTTTCCAAAAAGCTTCTCCAAGCTTCCCATCCAGCTAGAGTCAGCCGTGGACACAGCCAAGACTTCTGACGTCAACTCCTCAGTGGGTAAGACCACGGCCACTCTACCTCTGTCCTTCAAGGAAGCCACTCTGGCCAAGAGGTTTGCTCTGAAGACCAGAAGTCAGATCACTAAGCGGAAAAGGATGTCCCTCGTCAAGGAGAAGAAAGCAGCCCAGACCCTCAGTGCGATCTTGCTTGCCTTCATCATCACTTGGACCCCATACAATATCATGGTTCTGGTGAACACCTTTTGTGATAGCTGCATACCCAAAACCTTTTGGAATCTGGGCTACTGGCTGTGCTACATCAACAGCACCGTGAACCCCGTGTGCTATGCCCTGTGCAACAAAACATTCAGAACCACTTTCAAGATGCTGCTGCTGTGCCAGTGTGACAAAAAAAAGAGGCGCAAGCAGCAGTACCAGCAGAGACAGTCGGTCATTTTTCACAAGCGCGCACCTGAGCAGGCCTTGTAG